In Nonomuraea muscovyensis, one genomic interval encodes:
- a CDS encoding outer membrane protein assembly factor BamB family protein — protein MRAARKTAVAVTLGAALALASAGAATATTAAATTNATAASVASAGGILESGELLKGGATVRSAGGEYTLVMQHDGNLVLYNAAKKALWDTGTTGGRGTFAAMQADGNLVVYSAAKKALWSSRTAPAPGAMLAVQNDGNLVIYSEDGAPLWERKSTIAKLSPNRALRAGDYVRSADRRFTLVMQDDGNLVLYRRAEALWSSETAPSAGAYAVMQADGNLVVYSAAKKALWSSRTAPSPGAFLLIQNDGNAVIYSEDEKPLWSSRTGGQ, from the coding sequence ATGCGTGCAGCAAGGAAGACGGCGGTCGCGGTGACGCTGGGAGCGGCCCTGGCGCTGGCGTCGGCGGGGGCCGCCACCGCCACCACCGCCGCCGCCACCACCAACGCCACGGCGGCCTCGGTGGCCTCGGCGGGCGGCATCCTGGAGTCGGGAGAGCTGCTCAAGGGCGGCGCGACCGTCCGGTCGGCCGGCGGCGAGTACACGCTGGTTATGCAGCATGACGGCAACCTCGTCCTGTACAACGCCGCCAAGAAGGCGCTGTGGGACACGGGCACCACGGGCGGCCGGGGCACGTTCGCGGCGATGCAGGCCGACGGCAACCTCGTCGTCTACAGCGCGGCCAAGAAGGCGCTGTGGAGCAGCCGCACGGCCCCCGCTCCCGGCGCGATGCTGGCCGTGCAGAACGACGGCAACCTGGTCATCTACAGCGAGGACGGAGCCCCGCTGTGGGAGCGCAAGTCCACCATCGCCAAGCTGAGCCCCAACCGGGCGCTGCGGGCCGGTGACTACGTCCGCTCGGCCGACCGCAGGTTCACGCTGGTCATGCAGGACGACGGCAACCTGGTGCTCTACCGCAGGGCCGAAGCCCTGTGGAGCAGCGAGACGGCCCCGAGCGCGGGGGCGTACGCGGTCATGCAGGCCGACGGCAACCTCGTCGTCTACAGCGCGGCTAAGAAGGCCCTGTGGAGCTCCAGGACCGCGCCGAGTCCCGGCGCCTTCCTCCTGATCCAGAACGACGGCAACGCGGTCATCTACAGCGAGGACGAGAAGCCGCTCTGGTCCTCCCGCACCGGCGGCCAGTAG
- a CDS encoding TFIIB-type zinc ribbon-containing protein, whose product MHCPKCHGNMRTYERNGVHIEQCDNCRGIFLDYGELETLTRMESSYHAAPPPPAPGGPAWGAPPHGGHHGGHYGHHRQRSWVGMLFST is encoded by the coding sequence ATGCATTGCCCCAAGTGCCACGGCAACATGCGCACCTACGAACGCAACGGCGTTCACATCGAGCAGTGTGACAACTGCCGCGGAATCTTCCTCGACTACGGCGAGCTGGAGACGCTGACCCGGATGGAGTCCAGCTACCACGCCGCTCCGCCGCCCCCCGCCCCCGGCGGCCCGGCCTGGGGCGCCCCGCCGCACGGCGGGCACCACGGCGGCCACTACGGCCACCACCGCCAGCGCAGCTGGGTGGGCATGCTCTTCTCGACCTGA
- a CDS encoding WXG100-like domain-containing protein — protein MRPWIGWAVGMDWPQADESRLFDLADALVDAAYRVAEGIGVSIPDRETWDGEALRTFAEHASHTVGGRQAEVITKLVAMAIALNDLGVQVQYTKWMIKLMIALLIVQLVALLPVLANPATAGLGVTAAGWRALLTREAVRALAKRLMFNIGLFGGIMFAMDLTVQSQQDRRDRIDWNQALASLAAGALNGVFLTGATWLAPPRTLRGFMGTSGVAGGLTDATMQAFDDQPFDLVRLLKGVSSGAVGAADAHWATWNPHFGGRGGDGNPPGPEGGNGDGPPPRPESSSGDGTRPRPDGGDGDGTPPRPDGGDGSRTTLADHTSAAHAAREPAWLPAEVARTSGDRPAAHEPPVLRADLIESKLNWGHARPAAPPRTPHEFGQVAAKGIVGAWEPAGHDSARVTLADGSPAMVTELPTRQDRDAKVLVARLGHELGLKMPAIHPVGDKRLLLDWVYGDPGQMTWSGESWNLSRTAPSRDSILVGLLGALIRDEPAFVNALSGEARLMPEPAMAKLMSRFFFRDTGAGQEVWAPNPLAPADAIRIEQALRSMRVDFRVAGMADAHQRMTAALREIKENAVRTDSVLKADPAELLPEISVRGLDARAEHLAELTADLVDTAPPGAGRPPVDPVRRLADNLGHIVASRDSDLGRVVTFGDGSQALALTGRAAAVALEAALTRRVLGLHGPAVHQAPDGTVYQAYGSDHLRTALATGIRDSDLLPAKEEVVTFNDGSRAIRHEFRTVEKADEFEARAHALHDMRDGYPGTYRAAPTVVYEGRLPSWRWTDEDPVLPPTVRQELDRRALHAWLTRPELPSAMLGENPRMEHLRPGEALLTEADSSALRARYEAARADFERYGLTSRLEEHLELISRSRPDTALDLGPLRDPAPLVPDFRETPWQPPRGQVPSLQHLLEGTNLHQVNELAVGRAADPALVPAAEAFLDRADADLAARPASSGHVSARVPADWLPRGVRPGSEVVFHGMLEGVDDPAHLADRPDSVRLTIRAGRYAEVGDLSGKPAHVLFGLGTRLKVLAVQESFGEWHLFAVQVPDGRSADSVALRVPRMKPPLTPELRHRLTHHVEKTDAGVWLRDLDHEHDRRLVTSARNVRRIDGAFYVDGHGSEHGNSIGGRTLEAKETAALLLHSPGMTPHDVILLANCHIGTGRYPLAVARHTGHVVIAADSAIVVTEEGHMRAVSSEFGDLGGRGLIRIYLPDDPVAGQVLDTMKAWFQAP, from the coding sequence ATGCGGCCCTGGATCGGCTGGGCGGTCGGCATGGACTGGCCACAGGCCGACGAGTCCAGGTTGTTCGACCTGGCCGACGCGCTCGTGGACGCGGCCTACCGCGTCGCCGAAGGCATCGGCGTCTCGATCCCGGACCGGGAGACGTGGGACGGAGAAGCGCTCAGGACCTTCGCCGAGCACGCCTCCCACACCGTCGGCGGTCGCCAGGCGGAGGTGATCACCAAACTGGTGGCCATGGCGATCGCGCTGAACGACCTCGGCGTGCAGGTCCAGTACACCAAGTGGATGATCAAGCTGATGATCGCATTGCTGATCGTCCAGTTGGTGGCTCTCCTGCCGGTTCTCGCGAACCCCGCGACGGCCGGCCTCGGAGTGACGGCCGCGGGATGGCGGGCCCTCCTCACCCGGGAGGCCGTCCGGGCACTGGCCAAGCGGCTGATGTTCAACATCGGGCTGTTCGGCGGCATCATGTTCGCGATGGACCTGACCGTCCAGTCCCAGCAGGATCGGCGTGACCGGATCGACTGGAACCAGGCCCTCGCCTCGCTGGCCGCCGGAGCGCTCAACGGCGTGTTCCTCACGGGCGCGACGTGGTTGGCGCCGCCGCGGACGCTGCGCGGCTTCATGGGCACCTCCGGGGTCGCCGGCGGGTTGACCGACGCGACCATGCAGGCCTTCGACGACCAGCCGTTCGATCTGGTGCGGCTGCTGAAGGGCGTCTCCTCGGGAGCCGTCGGTGCCGCGGACGCGCACTGGGCCACGTGGAACCCCCACTTCGGCGGGCGAGGAGGCGACGGAAATCCGCCGGGTCCGGAAGGTGGCAACGGCGATGGGCCACCGCCGCGGCCGGAGAGCAGCAGCGGCGATGGGACTCGGCCGCGGCCGGACGGCGGCGACGGCGATGGGACTCCGCCGCGGCCGGACGGCGGCGACGGCTCCCGCACGACGCTGGCCGACCACACCTCGGCCGCGCACGCCGCTCGGGAGCCGGCATGGCTGCCGGCGGAAGTCGCGCGGACGTCCGGTGACCGTCCTGCCGCCCACGAGCCGCCCGTCCTGCGGGCCGACCTGATCGAGAGCAAGCTCAACTGGGGTCACGCGCGCCCCGCCGCCCCGCCGCGGACGCCCCACGAGTTCGGCCAGGTGGCCGCCAAGGGGATCGTGGGCGCGTGGGAACCCGCCGGCCACGACAGCGCCCGGGTCACCCTGGCCGACGGCTCGCCCGCCATGGTCACCGAACTGCCGACCCGGCAGGACCGGGACGCCAAGGTGCTGGTGGCGCGGCTCGGCCACGAGCTCGGCCTGAAGATGCCCGCGATCCACCCGGTCGGCGACAAGCGGCTGCTCCTCGACTGGGTGTACGGCGATCCCGGCCAGATGACCTGGAGCGGCGAGTCGTGGAACCTGTCACGAACCGCGCCCAGCCGCGACAGCATCCTCGTCGGCCTGCTGGGCGCCCTGATCCGCGACGAGCCGGCGTTCGTCAACGCGCTGTCCGGCGAGGCGCGCCTCATGCCCGAGCCCGCCATGGCGAAGCTGATGAGCAGGTTCTTCTTCCGGGACACGGGCGCGGGCCAGGAGGTGTGGGCGCCCAACCCGCTCGCCCCGGCGGACGCCATCCGCATCGAGCAGGCCCTGAGGTCCATGCGGGTCGATTTCCGGGTCGCCGGGATGGCGGACGCGCATCAGCGGATGACCGCCGCCCTGCGGGAGATCAAGGAGAACGCGGTCCGCACCGACTCCGTCCTCAAGGCCGACCCGGCCGAGCTGCTGCCGGAGATCTCCGTCCGGGGGCTCGACGCCCGGGCCGAGCACCTCGCCGAACTCACCGCCGACCTCGTGGACACCGCCCCGCCCGGCGCGGGCCGGCCGCCGGTGGACCCCGTCCGGCGCTTGGCGGACAACCTCGGCCACATCGTGGCCTCGCGCGATTCCGACCTCGGCCGCGTCGTCACCTTCGGCGACGGGTCGCAGGCGCTGGCGTTGACCGGACGGGCGGCGGCCGTGGCGCTGGAGGCCGCGCTCACCAGGCGCGTGCTCGGGCTGCACGGCCCCGCGGTCCACCAGGCCCCCGACGGCACCGTCTACCAGGCGTACGGCAGCGACCACCTGCGCACCGCCCTGGCCACCGGCATCCGCGACAGCGACCTCTTGCCGGCCAAGGAGGAGGTGGTGACCTTCAACGACGGCAGCCGGGCCATCCGTCACGAGTTCAGGACCGTCGAGAAGGCCGATGAGTTCGAGGCGCGGGCCCATGCGCTGCATGACATGAGAGACGGCTACCCGGGCACCTACCGGGCCGCGCCCACCGTGGTCTACGAGGGCCGCTTACCCTCGTGGCGGTGGACCGACGAGGACCCCGTCCTGCCCCCGACGGTGCGGCAGGAGCTGGACAGGCGCGCGCTGCACGCCTGGCTCACCCGGCCGGAGCTGCCTTCGGCGATGCTCGGTGAGAACCCGCGGATGGAGCACCTGAGGCCGGGGGAGGCCCTGCTCACCGAGGCGGACAGCTCCGCGCTGCGCGCCAGGTACGAGGCGGCGCGGGCCGATTTCGAGAGGTACGGCCTGACCTCCCGCCTCGAGGAGCACCTGGAACTCATCAGCCGGAGCAGGCCGGACACCGCGCTGGACCTGGGTCCGCTGCGCGACCCCGCGCCGCTGGTCCCCGACTTCCGCGAGACACCCTGGCAGCCGCCGCGTGGCCAGGTGCCTTCCCTGCAGCACCTTCTCGAGGGGACCAACCTGCACCAGGTCAACGAGCTGGCCGTCGGGCGGGCGGCCGACCCCGCGCTCGTCCCCGCCGCCGAGGCGTTCCTCGACAGGGCGGACGCGGACCTCGCCGCCCGGCCCGCGTCGTCGGGTCACGTCTCGGCGCGCGTGCCCGCCGACTGGCTGCCCCGCGGCGTCCGGCCCGGCAGCGAGGTCGTCTTCCACGGGATGCTCGAAGGGGTCGACGACCCCGCCCACCTGGCGGACCGGCCCGACAGCGTGCGGCTGACCATCCGGGCCGGCCGGTACGCCGAGGTGGGCGACCTGTCGGGCAAGCCCGCCCACGTGCTGTTCGGCTTGGGGACGAGGCTGAAGGTGCTGGCCGTCCAGGAGTCCTTCGGTGAGTGGCACCTGTTCGCGGTGCAGGTGCCCGACGGGCGCAGCGCCGACTCGGTCGCGCTCCGGGTTCCCCGGATGAAACCGCCGCTCACTCCCGAGCTGCGCCACCGTCTCACGCACCATGTCGAGAAGACCGACGCGGGTGTGTGGTTGCGCGATCTCGACCACGAGCACGACCGCCGGCTGGTCACGTCGGCGCGCAACGTCCGGCGCATCGACGGCGCCTTCTACGTCGACGGGCACGGCTCCGAACACGGCAACTCGATCGGCGGCCGGACGCTGGAGGCCAAGGAGACGGCGGCCCTGCTGCTGCACAGCCCCGGGATGACGCCGCACGACGTGATCCTGCTGGCCAACTGCCACATCGGCACCGGGCGATACCCGCTGGCGGTCGCCCGGCACACCGGGCACGTCGTCATCGCCGCCGATTCCGCGATCGTCGTGACGGAGGAGGGACACATGCGCGCGGTGTCCAGCGAGTTCGGCGATCTCGGCGGGCGGGGCCTGATCCGCATCTACCTGCCGGACGACCCGGTCGCCGGCCAGGTCCTCGACACGATGAAGGCGTGGTTCCAGGCGCCCTGA
- a CDS encoding TIGR03619 family F420-dependent LLM class oxidoreductase yields the protein MRVGFAVPQSGPWATPANMRRIAARAEELGYDELWTFQRVLYPVGHPMGAVYRAVHDPVVTLSYLAGVTSRIGLGVAVVNAFVQPILLAKQLATLQIVSGGRLTAGLGLGWLREEFEAAGVGFEGRGRRGEEFVDVLRTAWTRDVVEHHGEFYRVPASHVDPKPSPAPPILLGGTAEVALRRAGRIADGWVSSSREDLAGIGARIETVKEAAREAGRDPEALRFVCRGVTRVRPGVSVPAPGGGTDADRPPLTGTYDDIRRDVADLAARGVTDVFHDLNFDEEIVTAAPEEALGRAEEALEALAPGA from the coding sequence ATGAGAGTCGGTTTCGCCGTGCCCCAGTCGGGGCCCTGGGCCACGCCCGCGAACATGCGCCGGATCGCCGCCCGGGCCGAGGAGCTCGGCTACGACGAGCTGTGGACGTTCCAGCGGGTGCTTTATCCCGTCGGCCATCCGATGGGGGCGGTCTACCGGGCCGTGCACGATCCCGTGGTGACGCTGTCCTACCTGGCCGGGGTGACGAGCCGGATCGGGCTGGGCGTGGCGGTGGTCAACGCGTTCGTCCAGCCGATCCTGCTCGCCAAGCAGCTCGCCACGCTGCAGATCGTCTCCGGTGGCAGGCTGACGGCCGGTCTCGGGCTGGGCTGGCTGCGTGAGGAGTTCGAGGCGGCCGGCGTCGGCTTCGAGGGGCGCGGGCGCCGGGGCGAGGAGTTCGTCGACGTGCTGCGCACGGCGTGGACGCGGGACGTGGTCGAGCACCACGGGGAGTTCTACCGGGTGCCCGCCTCCCACGTGGACCCCAAGCCGTCGCCGGCGCCGCCGATCCTGCTGGGCGGCACCGCCGAGGTCGCGTTGCGCCGGGCCGGGCGGATCGCGGACGGCTGGGTGAGCTCCAGCAGGGAGGACCTGGCCGGCATCGGCGCGCGGATCGAGACGGTCAAGGAGGCGGCGCGCGAGGCCGGCCGCGACCCGGAGGCGCTGCGGTTCGTCTGCCGGGGCGTCACCCGCGTCAGGCCCGGAGTGTCCGTACCCGCTCCGGGCGGGGGAACGGACGCGGACCGGCCGCCGTTGACGGGCACGTACGACGACATCCGCCGCGACGTCGCCGACCTCGCGGCACGCGGCGTGACGGACGTCTTCCACGACCTCAACTTCGACGAGGAGATCGTCACGGCGGCCCCGGAGGAGGCGTTGGGCCGCGCCGAGGAGGCCCTGGAGGCGCTCGCGCCCGGCGCCTAG
- a CDS encoding aminoglycoside phosphotransferase family protein encodes MDLEAALADIAGAHGGRGAPVLHPTRTDVVVLRRGEVVVKAHSAREDAAALRVRLRAVASAALHGVMLAPLHPDVLSVAGRLVTVWPAGRPVSPDELDDAPWEEGARLLARLHATPLTPLPPLPPAGGPARVARAVGRMPGDGPVAGLVRQAFAELPEPEPGPGLLTHGDWHLGQLVHRDGWLLIDVDDLGAGDPAWDLARPAAWYAAGLLDPAVWERFLGAYLAAGGPALRGGEDPWRWLDLPARALTVQLAAVAVLNAHREARELDEVEHSLVESCNRIVRAWRGCAR; translated from the coding sequence GTGGATCTCGAGGCGGCACTCGCGGACATCGCCGGCGCGCACGGCGGCAGGGGCGCCCCGGTGCTCCACCCCACCCGCACCGACGTGGTGGTGCTGCGCCGGGGCGAGGTCGTGGTCAAGGCCCACTCGGCCCGCGAGGACGCCGCGGCGTTACGGGTGCGGTTACGCGCCGTCGCCTCGGCGGCGCTGCACGGCGTGATGCTCGCCCCGTTGCATCCCGACGTGCTGAGCGTGGCGGGACGCCTGGTGACGGTCTGGCCCGCCGGCCGGCCCGTCTCGCCCGACGAGCTCGACGACGCGCCGTGGGAGGAGGGCGCCCGGCTGCTGGCCAGGCTGCACGCCACCCCGCTCACCCCGCTGCCGCCGCTGCCCCCGGCGGGCGGCCCGGCGCGGGTCGCCCGAGCGGTCGGGCGGATGCCCGGTGACGGCCCCGTCGCCGGGCTCGTCCGGCAGGCGTTCGCCGAGCTGCCCGAGCCGGAGCCGGGCCCCGGCCTGCTCACCCACGGCGACTGGCATCTGGGCCAGCTCGTGCACCGCGACGGCTGGCTGCTCATCGACGTCGACGACCTGGGCGCCGGCGACCCGGCGTGGGACCTGGCCAGGCCGGCCGCCTGGTACGCGGCCGGGCTGCTGGACCCGGCCGTGTGGGAGCGGTTCCTCGGCGCCTACCTGGCGGCGGGCGGCCCGGCCCTGCGCGGCGGCGAGGACCCGTGGCGGTGGCTCGATCTTCCGGCCCGCGCGCTGACCGTCCAGCTCGCCGCGGTCGCGGTGCTGAACGCCCACCGGGAGGCGCGGGAACTCGACGAGGTCGAACATTCGTTGGTCGAGTCGTGCAACAGAATCGTCCGAGCGTGGCGGGGTTGCGCGCGGTAG
- a CDS encoding TIGR02679 family protein — MSDPAVGRPVVSDPARLRRTLGAAGLARVVARFAERLEHGRDLYAPLILREPTDTERRAVAALLGRRDRGGSGTLSVDPRVLESVLARAGICDDLREAVPALTGAVPVRADVRAREEDARAELHAVLAGCRHAGEPWFDAWVSALRADGTLTKAVRQGGTLIRRARAVLDLLPAATLPVSVLAEQATGDTKALSGTPLARLVMRALAARESTPVPSSARERRELWESAGVIVDDLASQVLVLGIRATGSPLAEWLTSAADHATPFRITLHQLVAMPLRATSPEVYVCENPAVLRAAVGTTTAPLICTEGVPSLACARLLESFAGRVRWRGDFDWTGLRTTAAAIARYGAVPWRMDALTYEEALGRGESEPLKGAAVPSPWEPELTRCMTASGRAVMEERLLTELISDLR; from the coding sequence GTGAGCGACCCGGCGGTGGGCCGGCCTGTGGTGAGCGACCCGGCGCGGCTGCGGCGCACCCTGGGCGCGGCCGGACTCGCCCGCGTCGTGGCCCGCTTCGCCGAGCGGCTGGAACACGGCCGGGACCTCTACGCTCCCCTCATCCTTCGCGAACCCACCGACACCGAGCGCCGCGCCGTCGCCGCCCTGCTCGGCCGCCGCGATCGTGGTGGGAGCGGCACGCTGAGCGTCGACCCGCGGGTGCTGGAGTCCGTGCTCGCCCGTGCCGGGATCTGCGACGACCTGCGGGAAGCGGTGCCGGCCCTGACCGGAGCCGTGCCGGTCCGCGCTGACGTGCGTGCCCGGGAGGAGGATGCCAGGGCCGAACTGCATGCCGTACTCGCCGGTTGCCGGCATGCGGGCGAGCCGTGGTTCGACGCGTGGGTCTCGGCGCTCCGCGCCGACGGCACCCTGACCAAGGCCGTACGCCAGGGCGGGACGCTCATCCGCCGGGCGCGTGCGGTGCTCGACCTGCTGCCCGCCGCCACCCTGCCTGTCAGCGTGCTGGCCGAGCAGGCCACCGGCGACACCAAGGCGCTGTCCGGGACGCCGCTGGCCAGGCTGGTGATGCGCGCTCTGGCCGCCCGCGAGAGCACTCCCGTGCCCAGCTCGGCACGCGAACGGCGCGAGCTCTGGGAGTCGGCGGGGGTGATCGTGGACGACCTGGCCAGCCAGGTGCTGGTGCTCGGGATCCGGGCGACCGGCTCGCCGCTGGCGGAGTGGCTGACCTCGGCCGCCGACCACGCCACGCCGTTCCGCATTACCTTGCACCAGCTCGTGGCCATGCCGCTGCGGGCCACCTCGCCCGAGGTGTACGTGTGCGAGAACCCCGCGGTGCTGCGTGCGGCGGTGGGGACCACGACCGCGCCGCTGATCTGCACCGAAGGCGTCCCCTCACTGGCCTGTGCGCGGCTGCTGGAGAGCTTCGCCGGACGGGTGCGATGGCGGGGCGATTTCGACTGGACCGGCCTGCGGACCACGGCTGCGGCCATCGCCCGCTACGGTGCCGTGCCGTGGCGGATGGACGCGCTCACCTACGAGGAGGCGTTGGGCCGGGGCGAGTCCGAACCGCTGAAGGGCGCCGCCGTGCCGAGCCCGTGGGAGCCGGAGCTGACGCGGTGCATGACGGCCTCCGGACGGGCCGTGATGGAGGAGCGGCTCCTCACGGAACTGATCAGCGACCTGCGGTGA